In Chryseobacterium oranimense, a single window of DNA contains:
- a CDS encoding TSUP family transporter: MSNTLYPIFLKLEELSVLIIGGGNIALEKLQSVLGNSPGARIKLVAREINDQVRDLKQNYPNLTLHERSYTDNDFNSADIAIVAVNDIFVAEQIRDRAHQNNTLVNIADKPDLCDFYLGSIVRKGDLKIAVSTNGKSPTIAKRIREILTETIPDKEMDGLLDNMQDIRNRLKGDFTYKVQELNRLTTEYLGEQEIHPAETKLEMEKLINITKTVQRRANIYLGIIGVLALVGVLALIIYQFNLSGDIQNFLSKDGYIFYWMLLAGFLAEIVAGSMGMGYGVICTTILLLLNVPPPVVSASIHSAESFTSAAGSISHYKLGNVNKKMVWVLFPVAAIGAFIGAFALSHFGEYYAHIVKPVIACYTLYLGINILRNAFKRKEKRLENRLRKRKTNLRILGLAGGFIDSFAGGGWGPLVTGTLIKEGRTPRYVVGSSTMAKFLLTIVSAVTFIFTIGIHHWNIVLGLLLGGVFTAPFSAMFASRLPAKKMFAVVGVVVIIMSLVTIVKSLT, translated from the coding sequence ATGAGCAATACATTATATCCCATATTTTTAAAACTCGAGGAATTATCTGTGCTTATCATTGGCGGCGGAAATATTGCCCTGGAAAAACTGCAGTCTGTTCTAGGAAATTCTCCCGGGGCCCGTATTAAGCTTGTAGCCAGGGAAATTAATGACCAGGTTAGAGATTTAAAGCAAAACTATCCCAATCTTACCCTCCACGAAAGATCGTATACAGATAATGATTTTAACAGTGCCGATATTGCGATTGTTGCAGTAAACGATATTTTCGTAGCAGAACAGATCCGGGACAGGGCCCACCAGAATAATACCCTGGTGAATATTGCTGATAAGCCTGATCTGTGCGATTTTTATCTGGGCTCAATTGTCCGTAAAGGAGATCTTAAAATTGCAGTCTCTACCAATGGCAAATCCCCGACGATAGCTAAAAGAATCCGTGAGATCCTGACAGAAACCATACCGGATAAAGAAATGGATGGCCTTCTGGACAATATGCAGGATATCAGGAACCGCCTGAAAGGAGACTTTACCTATAAAGTGCAGGAACTGAACAGGCTTACTACAGAATATCTGGGAGAGCAGGAAATTCATCCTGCAGAAACAAAACTGGAGATGGAAAAGCTGATCAATATTACCAAAACAGTACAGCGCAGAGCCAACATTTATCTGGGAATCATTGGAGTGCTGGCACTTGTCGGGGTCTTAGCTTTGATTATCTATCAATTTAATCTGTCGGGAGATATTCAAAACTTTCTCAGTAAAGACGGATATATTTTTTACTGGATGCTGCTGGCGGGTTTCCTTGCTGAAATCGTTGCCGGATCAATGGGGATGGGATATGGCGTGATCTGTACAACCATTTTGCTCCTGCTGAATGTTCCGCCTCCTGTGGTAAGTGCAAGTATCCATTCCGCAGAGTCTTTCACTTCGGCAGCAGGAAGTATCAGCCATTATAAACTGGGGAATGTCAATAAAAAAATGGTCTGGGTTTTATTTCCTGTGGCGGCAATTGGTGCTTTTATCGGAGCATTTGCACTATCGCATTTCGGGGAATATTATGCCCATATTGTAAAGCCGGTCATTGCATGCTATACCCTTTATTTAGGGATCAATATTCTTAGGAATGCATTTAAGAGAAAAGAAAAAAGATTGGAGAACAGACTTCGTAAGAGGAAGACCAATCTCAGAATATTGGGACTGGCAGGTGGTTTCATAGATTCTTTTGCCGGAGGAGGATGGGGGCCGCTCGTTACCGGAACGTTGATCAAAGAGGGTAGAACACCGAGGTATGTGGTAGGCAGTTCAACCATGGCCAAATTTTTACTGACCATTGTAAGCGCCGTGACGTTCATTTTTACCATTGGAATTCATCACTGGAATATTGTGCTTGGACTTCTTCTGGGAGGTGTTTTTACAGCTCCTTTTTCAGCCATGTTTGCTTCACGGCTGCCGGCAAAGAAAATGTTTGCAGTAGTAGGTGTGGTGGTTATTATTATGAGCCTTGTTACGATTGTGAAATCATTAACATAG